From the Manihot esculenta cultivar AM560-2 chromosome 3, M.esculenta_v8, whole genome shotgun sequence genome, one window contains:
- the LOC110608304 gene encoding probable protein arginine N-methyltransferase 1.2, with translation MGHRKNSTSNNQGSMGFPNAQYQGTKIRFQDEDEELTTDSSKRDESTVAGDKVMAMEDDSMCEPDVSFVDGDGDKTSADYYFDSYSHFGIHEEMLKDVVRTKTYQNVIYQNKFLFKNKIVLDVGAGTGILSLFCAKAGAAHVYAVECSDMADMAKEIVESNGFSEVVTVLKGKIEEIELPVAKVDIIISEWMGYFLLYENMLNTVLYARDKWLVSDGILLPDKASLYLTAIEDADYKEDKIEFWNNVYGFNMSCTKKQAIMEPLVDTVDQKQIVTDCQLLKIMDISQMVSGDASFTVPFKLVAERDDYIHALVAYFDVSFTKCRKLMGFSTGPRSRATHWKQTILYLEDVLTICEGEVLSGNMTVAPNQKDPRDIDIMIKYAFNGQRCVVSRTQYYKMW, from the exons ATGGGCCATCGAAAGAACAGCACTAGTAACAATCAGGGCTCAATGGGCTTCCCTAATGCGCAATACCAGGGCACCAAGATTCGATTCCAAGATGAAGACGAAGAGCTGACAACAGATAGCTCAAAACGTGACGAGTCAACTGTAGCCGGCGACAAAGTTATGGCTATGGAGGACGACTCCATGTGCGAGCCCGATGTCTCCTTTGTCGATGGTGATGGTGATAAGACTAGTGCCGATTATTACTTCGATTCCTATTCTCACTTTG GTATTCACGAA GAAATGCTGAAGGATGTAGTGAGAACTAAAACTTATCAAAATGTTATTTATCAGAATAAGTTTctatttaagaataaaatagTACTTGATGTTGGCGCTGGAACTGGAATTCTGTCCCTATTTTGTGCAAAAGCTGGGGCTGCACATGTTTATGCG GTTGAGTGCTCAGACATGGCTGACATGGCAAAAGAAATAGTTGAATCAAATGGTTTTTCAGAAG TTGTAACGGTTTTGAAGGGAAAGATTGAAGAAATTGAGCTACCAGTTGCTAAAGTAGATATTATAATTTCAGAGTGGATGGGATATTTTCTATTGTATGAAAATATGTTAAACACGGTCCTCTATGCACGAGATAAATGGCTT GTCAGTGATGGAATTCTTCTACCAGACAAAGCTTCCCTTTATTTGACAGCCATTGAGGATGCAGACTACAAAGAAGATAAGATTGAAT TTTGGAATAATGTGTATGGCTTTAACATGAGTTGCACCAAGAAGCAAGCCATCATGGAACCTCTTGTTGATACTGTTGATCAGAAACAAATTGTCACAGACTGCCAGCTCCTCAAG ATTATGGATATCTCTCAAATGGTTTCTGGGGACGCTTCCTTCACAGTTCCTTTTAAGCTTGTGGCTGAGCGGGATGATTACATCCATGCCTTGGTGGCCTACTTTGATGTGTCATTTACCAAATGTCGCAAGTTAATGGGCTTCTCTACAG GGCCAAGATCACGGGCTACACACTGGAAGCAAACAATTCTGtacctagaagatgtgttaacTATATGTGAAGGGGAAGTCTTATCTGGGAACATGACTGTCGCACCGAACCAAAAAGATCCTCGCGACATTGATATAATGATCAAATATGCATTCAATGGGCAGCGGTGTGTGGTCTCAAGAACTCAATATTATAAGATGTGGTGA